Genomic window (Leptospira bouyouniensis):
AACTAATCGATGTAATTGCAGACCAACTCAGCCAAGAATTGATTCGATTGAAAAATGAGAAACTAATTGCTGACACATTAAATACAGCTTCATTCATAAAAGATTCACTGGCAGAATTATTTCGGCTTCTTTCTTCTAAATCAAGTGACTTAACAGTTGTTTGTAGAAATTATTTACAAACAGGATTGAAACTTTTTGGATTACCATTAGGTTTAATTGCATCAAAAATTTGGAATGAATGGGAATATAGTCTTGTAGAAGGGAATGTACACGGGATTTTTGAAGGTCAAAGATTTTCAAATGAAGCATTGAAATCCTTTACAATGAATTCTCCATCTGCTGCTCAAATCCTAAGTAAAATTTCAGAAGATACTACTCTATATGTTAGAGACCATTTATTAGATTTAGAAGTTTCATGTCTGATGGAGTTTCCACTTAAAGTTCATAATCAAACCATTGGTGTATTGGGTTTTTATGGATTTAAAGATCAAACAATTGAATCGACTGAATTGTTTCAAAGAGTTTTTGAACTCATGGGAATCAGCCTTTCGATTACAATCGAAAAAAATAATATTGATCTATTGTCAAAAATAGCTATTTTGGAAAAAGGATTTCCAACTAACTAAAGTTGTTGGTATTCTAAGTTTTCATACATAAACAGGCAATTACTGGGTATCAATTATTTTTAGTGAATATTTGTTAAACGAAAGAGCGCTTCTTCTTCTGAATTTAGAAAAAAAACATCCTTTCCTGAATTCATTTCATAGATAAAGTCCTTTAGGCTTTTACTAGAATAAATTGAAAAATCACCTATGATTGCCAGTTTCATTTGGTAGTTGATTATTTTTTGAAGCACGTTCCCGGCAATTCCTGTTTTTAAATCAAAGAAACTTTCGGCAAAATGAGATTGTCTCAAAACAAAACGAGCGCAACCCGATTCATATTGAATGGTGGCAAATAAGTCAAGAGCCGAGGATCCATCTGTAATTAATGTTTCTTCAGAGTCAACGACTGCGATGTCAATATTGTTTAGGTTAATTTTACGAACATTCATTGATTAGTTTCCATTGATGTTAGCCATCTGGTTTTAACTAAGTTTTGGTCCTTTATTGCAAAAGATATTATGTCCAATTCCAATTGGTTTTGTGTGACCGAGCAGATGTAAATCCAAAAACCTTTCTATGTATGTATTTTCTTTTTTATCTGGCTAAAAAATAAATTTGACAATTAATAGTAAATAACTCATAAGTTATATAACTAGTTAGTTATGCAAACACTTGATGCCACTTTTTCTGCCCTTGCTGATCCCACAAGACGGGCTATTTTAATGTACCTTGCAAAAAAAGATCATACCGTAATGGAACTAACCAAACCATTTCGAATGAGCCAACCTGCGATTTCCAAACACTTAAAAGTATTGGAAGAGGCTGGACTTATTATTACGACAAAACGAGCTCAGGAGCGCTTGCGTCGTTTGCAAACTGCACCTCTGAAAGAGGCAGTGGATTGGATGGAGAAATACCGTTTGATGTGGGAGACTCGTTACAGGGCCCTTGACGGACTACTAGTAGAATTACAAAAAATGCAAACCAAAAGAGGGAAGAAAAAATGAAACCTAACAAAAATGAAGTGAAGATGGAGAGAAGAGGAGAAACAGAAGTTGTGTTTACAAGGTACTTTGATGCACCAAGACAATTGGTATTTGATTGCCACACCAAACCGGATTTAATGCGTCTTTGGCTCATTGGACCTGAAGGTATGGTTCTTGAAACTTGTGAGCAGGACTTACGAGTTGGTGGGAAATATTTATATTTATATGCAGATAAAAACGGAAACAAATCTGGAGTGTATGGAACTTTTCGTGAAGTCGTAGTACCTGAGAAGTTAGCAAATTCAGAAAATTATATTTTGGATATGTCAATTTTTAATCCAGATGCACCGGAAGATCCTAATGCGACTTTCGAATCACGCACTTTTACCACAGAAGGGAAACGGACACTTATGACGCATCTTTGTCGTTATGCGTCACCAGAGGTATGTCAGATGATGGTTGAAACTGGTGCAGCGGATGGAATGGCAGAATGTTATTTGGAATTGGACAAGTTATTGGTTAAGATGGAGTAAGAAGAGAATTAGAAGTAAGAAGGAAACAATAAAATCAACAATATTGCATAGTACCTTCTCCTTTATTCGCAATCCATTCATTTCAATTGGATCATTAATTTTCGATTACTGTCTTTAATTCTTTTGAATGGAACATATCGATGGGAGATATCACTGGCTCAAAATAGGGGATTTGGTTTCCATATCGTTTTTTCATCAAATTTTGAACTGGTTTAGAGCTAAGATCAAATTCCTTGAGGGTTTTTAAATCTCCAATTTTTAAACCCGTGAACTTTTCATATAGTTTCCAGATAAGTTCAGTACAATAGATTCGATCATTTGACCATTCAAAGTACAAATCGTAGTGTTTTCCGAGTAATGAATTGCCATAATCTTTCATTTGTTGAATGACTATTGGTGTTAGGATTTTATTTGAATGGTGAATCCGTTTGATCACATAGTGAAGATTCTTACCTCGTAGGATAAAAGAATGTAAGTCAGTCAATTTAACCGGTTCGATTGCTTCTAAAACTTTGAATTTATCTCCATATTTGAAAATGATTCCTACATGAGTGTATCTGGAATTAGTTGCTAATTTGATAGCAGTAGCTTGTTCGGATTTCGATTCATGAAAAATAATATCTCCTTCTTTCAATTTGGAAGTATCAATTTCCTTTCCTAGAATCGGATGTGTTGTAAGACAAAAAAGTAGAATGAATAAAATTTTTGATATCATAAATTAATAGGACTGCTTCTTGAGCGATTTTCAATCTTCGATGTAAATTGTTATAGAATTTGAAAAATAATGATTCATATCATTTGATTGGAATTCTCAGGATAAAATCTATGATATTCTGATACTAAAAATGTTACTTTCAAAATCAGCCTTAGTTTGATTTTTCTATTATTCCAATCCTTCCCAACCTACCAAGGAATCTCTTTTTTGTCTCGAAAGAACTTACCGGTTGGACCATTCTCGGGAAGTGTTGCAGCCCATACGATAGTCTCTGCTCCTTTTTCAACAGGCCTTGTTGCATTCGCACCACCCATATCAGTTTTCACCCAACCAGGACATACCGAATTGATTTTGATATTTTTTCCTACACCTTCTATACTAGAAAGATTGGTGAGAGCATTGATCGCTGTTTTTGAAATCCGGTAAGCAGGGTATCCACCTCCCATATCAGATAGTTGTCCCATACCTGAACTAACATTGACAATACGGCCGTAATTATTTTGGATCATCATTGGTAAAAAAACCTGAATCAATCGAAAAGGACCAAAAAGATTCACAAGTAGAGTTCTATGAAGGTCCTCAGAAGTTGTTTCAAAATAAGAACCAGGGTCCATAAAAATCCCTGCATTATTCACAAGGATGTCCAATCTACCAAAACTTCCCGTGATCATATCCAAAACTTCGTTAATGCTTTGTTCTTTGGAGACATCGAGTGAAACAATTTCTCCTTTGCCAACTGATTTAACTTGTTTTAAAGTTTCTTCTGCATCCGATTCATTCCTTGAACCAATCAGAACATAAATCCCTTGTTTAGCGAGATCAATGGAAACTTGTTTCCCAATCCCCCTGTTTGCACCTGTAACAAGCGCTATCTTTTCATTTGACTGGTTCATGGGAAACTCCTTTACAACATTTTGATTTTGGACTTACTAATAAATAGTTTATTTTGCCTTAGAAAGTTCTTTTAACCAGGAATCAATTTGTGCTTCGATAAAAACTTTATCGGTAATCACCCATTTAGAAAGTAAAACATGCATTCCATTTTCAACAGCCACCTTTTTATTAAGAGGGTTTGGTGTTTTATCTAATCCAAAGTTTGCATAACCTTCTAACATTTTGGGGACACTTGCAGTAGGATCTTGTTCTTTTTCATTTTTGTAATAGTATAAAAGAAGTGTTGGCGATGTCACTTTTCGAAACACATCTGGAACTGCTGCATAGTTTTTTAAATCGTTCACACCAACAAGGGCTGCGAAGTATTGTTCAGGATACCAGTAATTATTTCGTTCAGGCAATACTTTAGGATTGTTATGTACAGATGCTCTTACTTTCCCTTTGAGAAGATGGATAAAAGTAAGTCCACCAGGGTAATTAAGAATATTCAAACTTCCATCGACTGGTGCATAAAATGGATTCGCAAGTACTAGTCCATCTACTTCTTCCGGGAATTCCGATGCAAGCCATGTCGCAAGTAATCCTCCCATAGAACTTCCAAATACAATCACTCGATCTCCTTGTGATTGCATCATGTATAATGCTTCTCGTGATGCATCTAAGTAGTTATTAAAATTTTGGTCTCTTTGGTCTTCTTTGTTTGTTCCATGACCTGGAAGACGAAGTAAATAGGTATTGGCTTTATATTTTTTAGCCAATTTTTCCATTACCTCTTCGCCTTCAGCACGAGAAGCGCCGTATCCATGGATGTATAAAAAAGCTAAGGGAGTTTTTTTCCCAAAACTGATATAACGTTCTTCGTTTCCAGGTCTGTGATTTTTACGTTTACTTTCTTGTAACTTCTCTTGGAAGTAAACATCAAAGTTCGCATAACTCAAGTTTGCTTTCGGTTGGTAATTGGGTCTTCCTGCGCAAGAAACTAGAACAAAGGTTACAGTGAAAAGAAAGACAGTTGTGAACTGTCGGAGGTTGTGGAATAAAGAACACGATTTAGCCATACAAATGGAAAATATTACAGTGTTTTTGCTTTCTTGTAAAGAGAGAAAAACCCTTGGCACAGGAAGGGACGTACGAAAAAAGGTAGTAAATACCCATTCTCAGAAGGAACATCCCGGAATGTATACCCAATTCACAGAGCAACAACTTGAAATCAGAGATTTAGTTCGTAACTTCGTCAAAAAAGAAATCCCGCATGAAGTAGCCTTGCACTGGGATGAAAAAAACCAACACCCAACGGAACTCATCAACAAAATGCGTTCCGAACTTGGAATCAATGGACTTGTGATTCCTGAAGAATACGGTGGATGGGGACTAGGTGCGATTGAACAGTGTTTAGCCATCGAGGAATTATCCCGTGGATGCCTTGGGATCGCACTAGGATTTGCTTACACAGGTCTTGGAATTCTACCTATCCTAAAAGGTGCCACTCACGAACAAAAATTAAAATGGCTCCCTGAAATTGCGGACGGAAAGTTCGGAGTTTCTTTTTGTTTGTCTGAGCCAGGTGCTGGTTCTGACGTTCCTGGTATGACCACTCGTGCTGAGAAAAAAGGCGACAAATGGATCATCAACGGAGCAAAACAATGGATCACTGGTGCATCAGATGCCCAAGCCTTTACCGTATTTGCTTATACTGATAAAAACCGTGGAACACGTGGAGTTTCTTGTTTCTATGTTCCTCGCAGTGCTAAAGGTCTCACTGTCGGTAAAAAAGAAGACAAACTCGGAATCCGTGCCTCTTCTACTCACCAAGTGATTTTCGAAGATTGTGAAGTGGGTGAAGACGCACTCGTTGGAAAAGAAAACCTCGGTTTCGTTTACGCTCTCCAAACTTTGAATGCTTCCCGTCCGTTCGTTGCGGTTATGGGAGTGGGTGTTGCACAAGCAGCACTTGACCATGCAGCTCGTTACGCGCGTGAGAGAGAACAGTTCGGTGTGAAAATCGGAACATTCCAAGCAGTGCAACACATGTTAGCTGATATGTCTATCAAAGTAGAAACTGCAAGAGAAATCACCTACAAAGCAGCTCGTCTTTCTGATGCAAACGATCCTAACCTTCCAAAATACTCTGCAATTGCAAAAGCTTATGCATCTGAATGTGCAGTTCAGTGTGCTACTGATGCAGTTCAAATTTTTGGTGGATACGGATACACAAAAGAGTATCCAGTTGAGAAGTTAATGAGAGATTCAAAAATCCTCACCATCTTCGAAGGAACGACACAAATCCAAAAGAACGAAATTGCCGCTTACGTAATCAAAGAAGCAGCATCGAAAAAAGACTAAGATAATTTCACTTTTATCTTTGAAAGGGAGCCTCCAGAAATGGGGGCTTTTTTTTTTGGGTGGTACAAATGGGATGTAGGTATCCCCGCCCTGATTGGGTGGGGTGAGTCCACCCGCCACCCAATGGCTTCCTCCTACCACAACCTACAAATTTCCTCCATCCAAAAATTGAATTTGCAAATTTAATTTTTAAGAAGTTCATATTTCTCCATAGATGGACCAAAATTTTACAATCCGATTAGTAACCGAATCAAATTTCCACTCCCAACTTTGTATCGATTCTCTTTGGGAAGAAATCCAAACAAGGTATGAATTCCAAGCGCCAAATCCAATGGTATTCTCCGATTTTTTACCTCCTAATGGTAAGTTTTTTATTGCGCAAGAGAATGAATCAAACGAAGCCATGGGATCGGCCGCCTATTCAAAGTTTAATGATGCTAAGTGCGAACTGGATGCAGTATATGTTTTTCCAAAATTTCGAAAGATGAAGGTCGCCACATCACTGTTAGTTGCAATAGAAAAGCAAGCTGGCTTGGATGGGTTTACTTCGATGGTTCTCCGAGCAGGAAGTCCTCAACCCGAAGCATTAGTACTGTACAAAAACTTTGGGTTCAAAGAAATCCCTGCATTTGGAAAATGGGTTTCCGATCCCACAGCCATTTGTTTTGAGAAAAAAATAATCTAATTTTACTTTGGCTGCCCGGGCGGGCTCGCTCCGGGGTTCGCTTACGCTCCCGTCCATTGTTCGTTATCACGAAACAATGGACTAAACCCTCCGGATCCCTGGCAGGTAGTGTTGACAACTGATGAACTTTTTTTCCTAAATCCAAATTCCAATACTACATTTGTTAAAAAAAATGGCTGACTTAAATCTTTAATTTTGAGAAACTCTAAGTCCCATTTTGGTGCGGGAAGTAAAACAGTGAATTCCTCCTCTAATGATCCAAATTTTGACAATTCACTCAAAAATGAAAACTACCTACTCATATTCCGACAAATGGAAACCTTAGGAAAACTTGGTCATTGGGAATTTGATTTTATCAACCAAACGATCCACTGGTCCCAAGGAGTATTTACCATTTTAGAAATGGACCCTTCTACTATGCCCGTATCATTAGAGTTAGGTTACAATTCAGTACACCCCGATGATAGAGAAAAAGCCAAACAACATATGGAAGATGTCATCACCAAAAGGATTCCATATAATTTGGAATGTAGGCTTATAACAGCAAAAGGAAACATCAAATTCATCCATAGCCAAGCAGAAGTGATTCGTGACGAGTCCGGGATCCCTTTACAAATCGTCGGGATTTTCCAAGATGTAACTGAAAGAACTGAATCATACTACAAACTTAAGCAGCAGGAACTTAGGCTAAGTTCCATATTACAATCTGAACCAGAATGTGTGAAAGTTGTTTCTCCCGATGGAATTCTCATCGAAATGAATCCAGCTGGACTTAGTATGATCGAGGCTGATACAGCGGAGGATGCGATTGGTCAGCGAGTTGAATCACTCATCGAACCATCGGATCTAAAGTATTACCAAAATATACATGAAAATGCACTGAAAGGAATTAAGTCGAGTGCACGATTTCGGATGATTGGAATGAAAGGAACACATCGTTGGATGGAAAGTACTGCAGTGCCTCTTACGAATCAAAATGGTGAAATCACATCTGTTTTAAGTTTAACGCGCGATATCTCAGATAAAGTCATAAACGAAGAAAAATTAATTCGTATCAAACGAAACCAAGAAGCACTAATTAATAGTACGTCTGATCTTATTTGGTCAATTGACACTAATTATTGTTTAGTGGCGGCAAACCAATCGTTTTTAGATGTTTTAAGTTT
Coding sequences:
- a CDS encoding DUF4180 domain-containing protein, giving the protein MNVRKINLNNIDIAVVDSEETLITDGSSALDLFATIQYESGCARFVLRQSHFAESFFDLKTGIAGNVLQKIINYQMKLAIIGDFSIYSSKSLKDFIYEMNSGKDVFFLNSEEEALFRLTNIH
- a CDS encoding PAS domain S-box protein, which encodes MNSSSNDPNFDNSLKNENYLLIFRQMETLGKLGHWEFDFINQTIHWSQGVFTILEMDPSTMPVSLELGYNSVHPDDREKAKQHMEDVITKRIPYNLECRLITAKGNIKFIHSQAEVIRDESGIPLQIVGIFQDVTERTESYYKLKQQELRLSSILQSEPECVKVVSPDGILIEMNPAGLSMIEADTAEDAIGQRVESLIEPSDLKYYQNIHENALKGIKSSARFRMIGMKGTHRWMESTAVPLTNQNGEITSVLSLTRDISDKVINEEKLIRIKRNQEALINSTSDLIWSIDTNYCLVAANQSFLDVLSFLQKVPGKEGDNVLIKTAGEEFYYKWKEYYERGLSGEVFTAYENFISPITNQEEHREVSFKPIRNVDGQITGLVCFSKDISSLMRKSKELLLNEKRFRVLVENGADVIMILNPRGQGKYVSPSITKVMGYTEKEALSLSLFDVVHPDDAPKLKKRLFEVLALPLGASLQSQTFRAKHKDGSWRYVESTLTNMLSDESIGGIVDNFHDVTEKETQMEAIQTQNQKLKSIAWTQSHVVRSPLARIMGIIELIRTGSLTQEEEKKSLRYLLESANELDDVIGDIVRKSQEVIPPEFNSKT
- a CDS encoding GNAT family N-acetyltransferase — its product is MDQNFTIRLVTESNFHSQLCIDSLWEEIQTRYEFQAPNPMVFSDFLPPNGKFFIAQENESNEAMGSAAYSKFNDAKCELDAVYVFPKFRKMKVATSLLVAIEKQAGLDGFTSMVLRAGSPQPEALVLYKNFGFKEIPAFGKWVSDPTAICFEKKII
- a CDS encoding alpha/beta hydrolase; translated protein: MPRVFLSLQESKNTVIFSICMAKSCSLFHNLRQFTTVFLFTVTFVLVSCAGRPNYQPKANLSYANFDVYFQEKLQESKRKNHRPGNEERYISFGKKTPLAFLYIHGYGASRAEGEEVMEKLAKKYKANTYLLRLPGHGTNKEDQRDQNFNNYLDASREALYMMQSQGDRVIVFGSSMGGLLATWLASEFPEEVDGLVLANPFYAPVDGSLNILNYPGGLTFIHLLKGKVRASVHNNPKVLPERNNYWYPEQYFAALVGVNDLKNYAAVPDVFRKVTSPTLLLYYYKNEKEQDPTASVPKMLEGYANFGLDKTPNPLNKKVAVENGMHVLLSKWVITDKVFIEAQIDSWLKELSKAK
- a CDS encoding SRPBCC family protein → MKPNKNEVKMERRGETEVVFTRYFDAPRQLVFDCHTKPDLMRLWLIGPEGMVLETCEQDLRVGGKYLYLYADKNGNKSGVYGTFREVVVPEKLANSENYILDMSIFNPDAPEDPNATFESRTFTTEGKRTLMTHLCRYASPEVCQMMVETGAADGMAECYLELDKLLVKME
- a CDS encoding ArsR/SmtB family transcription factor is translated as MQTLDATFSALADPTRRAILMYLAKKDHTVMELTKPFRMSQPAISKHLKVLEEAGLIITTKRAQERLRRLQTAPLKEAVDWMEKYRLMWETRYRALDGLLVELQKMQTKRGKKK
- a CDS encoding GAF domain-containing protein codes for the protein MLSELAPNLYFSGNSLTRDLADDLNSFHSIGSAEEVWERTVETNARIPEIITTWILEYLPESQNFRLLALNSQTGFEIPKIVSKNSLPCHHVVESNMIFEMTLHGDELFYKTFGGNNFEKTSAMYLGYPIRSDIGTVIGVIGMVVEDKFKHKFKNLKLIDVIADQLSQELIRLKNEKLIADTLNTASFIKDSLAELFRLLSSKSSDLTVVCRNYLQTGLKLFGLPLGLIASKIWNEWEYSLVEGNVHGIFEGQRFSNEALKSFTMNSPSAAQILSKISEDTTLYVRDHLLDLEVSCLMEFPLKVHNQTIGVLGFYGFKDQTIESTELFQRVFELMGISLSITIEKNNIDLLSKIAILEKGFPTN
- a CDS encoding YiiX family permuted papain-like enzyme, which translates into the protein MISKILFILLFCLTTHPILGKEIDTSKLKEGDIIFHESKSEQATAIKLATNSRYTHVGIIFKYGDKFKVLEAIEPVKLTDLHSFILRGKNLHYVIKRIHHSNKILTPIVIQQMKDYGNSLLGKHYDLYFEWSNDRIYCTELIWKLYEKFTGLKIGDLKTLKEFDLSSKPVQNLMKKRYGNQIPYFEPVISPIDMFHSKELKTVIEN
- a CDS encoding SDR family oxidoreductase; translated protein: MNQSNEKIALVTGANRGIGKQVSIDLAKQGIYVLIGSRNESDAEETLKQVKSVGKGEIVSLDVSKEQSINEVLDMITGSFGRLDILVNNAGIFMDPGSYFETTSEDLHRTLLVNLFGPFRLIQVFLPMMIQNNYGRIVNVSSGMGQLSDMGGGYPAYRISKTAINALTNLSSIEGVGKNIKINSVCPGWVKTDMGGANATRPVEKGAETIVWAATLPENGPTGKFFRDKKEIPW
- a CDS encoding acyl-CoA dehydrogenase family protein; its protein translation is MYTQFTEQQLEIRDLVRNFVKKEIPHEVALHWDEKNQHPTELINKMRSELGINGLVIPEEYGGWGLGAIEQCLAIEELSRGCLGIALGFAYTGLGILPILKGATHEQKLKWLPEIADGKFGVSFCLSEPGAGSDVPGMTTRAEKKGDKWIINGAKQWITGASDAQAFTVFAYTDKNRGTRGVSCFYVPRSAKGLTVGKKEDKLGIRASSTHQVIFEDCEVGEDALVGKENLGFVYALQTLNASRPFVAVMGVGVAQAALDHAARYAREREQFGVKIGTFQAVQHMLADMSIKVETAREITYKAARLSDANDPNLPKYSAIAKAYASECAVQCATDAVQIFGGYGYTKEYPVEKLMRDSKILTIFEGTTQIQKNEIAAYVIKEAASKKD